CCGTGCAATGGACTATACGGGGCTCATAACAGGCAGCCAAGCAATTATTATTCAGAAGAAAATTGCGAATATTGAAGAATTACTAAAGAAAAAATAGCCACTATGACCAAAGAAAAGAAACTAAACATTATTATGATGCCTATGCCCAATGCATAGATAAAAGGACGTGCATATGTTATTAATTGAAAAAATAGTTTTTTTAAAGAAAGTATCACTTTTTGCTAGAATTGATTCAGAAGAATTAATGGCAATTGTGCAAATCGCGCAAGAAGAAAGTTACGCTAAAGATACACTTCTTTTTAAAGAAAGTGATTTTGGCGATAAATTTTATGTTATTGTGTCAGGTGTCGTTGAACTGATAAAAAAAGAAGGTGAGCAGGATAAGAAAATTGCGGAACTATCTTCCGGCGAATATTTCGGGGAAATGGCAATACTCACTGAAGATGGCAGATCCCTTACTGCGGTTGTTTCCGAGCCGGTTCTTCTACTGACCATTAATAGAGATGATTTTAAAAGCATTATTGATGAAATCCCATCATTATCTTTTCAAATATTCAAAGTTTTATCTGATCGCATAAAGAGTCTTTTATAAATTATGAATGCATACAAAAAGATACTATCAAAAATACGTAGTGAGGAAGCCATTAAGGTAATGCTTGCTATGTCTCTTTTCTTTATGATTCTCTTCGGAGGTTTCTTGGGCTTTAATGCTTCTATTGCGCTTTTCTTGAAGCGTGTTGGAGTAGAACTGCTGCCGGTTGTATATATCATTAATGCTTTTTTTATGATAGCTATGACTTTAGTGTATTCACTTTTTGCTGATCGAATAAATAATTTTACAATGGCTCTTGTTTTTTTTGCCTTGGATATAGTTCTAATACTTTGTTTAAGGATGGCTCTTACGTTCTCTTCATTTCTTGTTCCTATCATGCTTTTTATGTTTATGATTACGGTTATTAATTATGCCACCATACAATTTTGGGCAATGAACGATACACTGTTTTCGTTCATGGATTCAAAGCGATTATATCCGTTACTAGCGGCAGGTGGGACAATGGGCGCAATTGCAGCCGGTTTTTCGGCTAAGAAACTTGTCTATTATTTGCATTCTGAGAACCTCTTTTTTGTATCTATTGGGACACTGGGAATCGGAATGCTCATAATACTTATACTGAAACGGTACGAAACAAAAAAAGAAGTGAGACAAGTAAAGAAAATTGATCCGTCAAAAATTGTCAGTGATATGACCGATGGGTTTAGGTATGTAGCTAAATCAAGGTTGTTTGGCATTTTAAGTATAGTTGCGTTTCTCACTTATTTACTCAATTTCTGTATTGATTATAACTATAGCGATCTTATTCAGAAAAGTTTTGAGACCGAAGATCAGATGACAGTATTTTTAGGTTTGTGGACAGGGATATTAAATATACTTACTATAATAGTACAGTTTTTCTTCGCTTCAAAGATCATATCAAAATTGGGGATTGGTAACGCTGCGATGATCACTCCGAGCGTATTTTTTCTTGGATATCTCGGTCTTTCATTTAGATTTAGTTTAGCAGCCGGTGTTTTTGCTAAAGTTGTCCCTGCCTTTGTCAGGTTTTCAATAGGAAACCCGGTTACAAACATCATATGCTATCTTGCGGATGAAAAGAGCCGTGTAAAAGTACGTGTGTTCATTAACGTGTTTGTTATGTCACTTGGTATGCTCACTTCAGGAATAATCCTTAATGTACTTGTTAAACAATTCGGTGTATCTGCGGCAAGAATATGCATGCTGCTATTAATCCCGGGTATTGCCCTCATCATATTTTCACTAATGCTTAAAAAGAATTATAAAAAAGCAATCTTTGCCCTGCTAAAATCAAAGGATAAAACATCGATATTTTCATTCCTCAACCAGGTTGAGTTTGCAGATAGCGATATTGCCGATTCACTTGTTGAGAGCTTCAACAATGCTGACAATGAGAGCACTCTGGTACTTATAGACCTATTATCTACAACAGGTGAGAGTCAACGCAAAAGTGTTTCAAATCGGCATTATGAACAGTTTTCAGATGAATGTAAGGTCAAGTTTATTAATGTAAATGTATCAATTAACGATGAGGGCATGCTTAAAGAATTGGTTGCTAAGATAGAAAACGAACCAGATAATGTAAAAATTGCTCTTATGGAAGCTATAGATAAATGCAATACAGCTATAGATAAAAATGTGCTGCGGGGATTAAGTGAGAGCGATAACTCATTGATTAAAATCCATGCTCTTAAACTTCTATTTAAAAACGGTAATAAAGATGTTCTCAATAATATTAAAAGCTTATGTGCAGAAAATGACTCTACTGGCTGCAAAATTGAACTTGTTAGAATTTTGGGGGAACTTAACGTTCCTGAGATTAACACTCTTATTGTAGATTTATTAAAATCAAATGTGACTGATACGAGAAAGAAGCTTTCTTATGTTATACCTTCAGTGAAGAATGATTTAATAAGGCAAGCATGTTACGAGTGTGTTAAAAATGATAAAGAAAATGAGATTGAGTGGCTTAACATGGTTGCTCGCTGCAAAGATGATGTGTTTATTCCGATTTTGATAGAGAAATTGAAATCTGACAGGGATAGAGCTCGTAGAAAAGCGGTAAAAATATTAAAGTCGTATGAAACGATTCCTCATGGTGACTTATTAGATTTGCTTGTTGGTACAGGACGAGTAGAAGTAAAAAAAGCAATTGTAGCCGTTCTTGTAAATATAAGAGATTTTAACAGTGATGAACTAAAAAAACTGCAGGATGTGGCGTACAGTAAGTTAAAAGATGTATATGAGCTTTATCTCGTAAAAAAATCTTTTCAGAAGAATATCAAAACAGATGCAGATACATTGCTTATTGAGGCTTTGAGCGAAATGATCCGTAAAGGTGTTATTCTCATTTTAAATATTGTTGCAATATTAAAAAAAGACAAGAATATACTATTAATTTCAAAGAACATTTATAGTGCTGATAAACGCATAATTGACACTGCGATAGAAAGCCTGTTTATTATGAAGGAAGATGAGCTCATTGATGCGGTTATCCCACTGACGTATGTGCATTATATGAGTAAAATTGAGAAAATCGCATACGATAAATTTAAGATCAAGAAGAAAACAAAAGATGAAATGATAAAGTATCTCATCGGTGCGCAAGATGAGTGGTTGCGTATTACGGCCCTTAATGTTATTAGAGTTACAAAAAAAAGCATGACGTATGTCGATGATATTAAGGCCTTATCAGACACTCATAATCCTATTGAACAAGAATTAGTGAGCTTTCTAGCACAGTCACAATAGCGCTTTAATCAGAGATCCTTGTTATCACCCTGTCAAAATCTTTTGGATAAGACACTTTGAAAGTAAGTGTTTCTTTTGTCACAGGATGGTCAAGGGCAAGTGAGTATGCGTGTACAGCAGGCCTGTTGATTAACGGTGAAGCTATCCCATATTTAATGTCGCCAATAATTGGTAATCCAGAATGCCCGAATTGAGCTCTTATTTGATGTGGTTTTCCTGTTGAGAGAACGACTTCTATAAGTGAGATGTTTCTTACCGTATCAGGTAGTATATCTGTTTTTAGTGTAAACGTTTTTATTGTCTTGTATATCAGCTTTGCTTGAACACCATTCGGTGATATATGGACCATATTATTTTTTGTGTCTTTAACCAGATTATGCGTTAGAATGCCTGATAACTTTTTCGGTTTTCCGCGAACGAGGATATGATAGGTGCGTATTACCGTGTTTGTGCGAAACTGGAGAGAAAGACGGGAAGCTGCTTTTGAGTTTTTTGCAAAACACATTACACCAGATGTGTTTCTGTCAAGACGATGTACTAGCCCCAAAAACACATTACCT
The sequence above is a segment of the Candidatus Ancaeobacter aquaticus genome. Coding sequences within it:
- a CDS encoding RluA family pseudouridine synthase encodes the protein MPNLAPQILYEDNMLLVINKPAGILSQKDISESSDMLTITKEYLKIKYNKKGNVFLGLVHRLDRNTSGVMCFAKNSKAASRLSLQFRTNTVIRTYHILVRGKPKKLSGILTHNLVKDTKNNMVHISPNGVQAKLIYKTIKTFTLKTDILPDTVRNISLIEVVLSTGKPHQIRAQFGHSGLPIIGDIKYGIASPLINRPAVHAYSLALDHPVTKETLTFKVSYPKDFDRVITRISD
- a CDS encoding cyclic nucleotide-binding domain-containing protein, translating into MLLIEKIVFLKKVSLFARIDSEELMAIVQIAQEESYAKDTLLFKESDFGDKFYVIVSGVVELIKKEGEQDKKIAELSSGEYFGEMAILTEDGRSLTAVVSEPVLLLTINRDDFKSIIDEIPSLSFQIFKVLSDRIKSLL